A DNA window from Augochlora pura isolate Apur16 chromosome 9, APUR_v2.2.1, whole genome shotgun sequence contains the following coding sequences:
- the LOC144474868 gene encoding uncharacterized protein LOC144474868 isoform X2 produces MVICKYYQQGNCRFGQYCQFEHINTFGSNTKPENLNQDEYTAVAVAKEVLSAERGHQWLLSCFAPFKQKPNIPGMEDISPEEVRWEMYQAQKNGMIEQAKMNYQKLCQDMKAKWQVLKIPTRETIEMLKELQGTGEKGLPSSSSSSNVFGNKTFGNQSNPFGGGFTSTSSSSSIFGKTTTSNSVFGGTSSFGNNLGFGTGTSTSSVFGGTTNTPTTFSSDHSYSNNSFIFGGGTSQPVFGQPSVFGASNQVNNLFSRPQTSQSTTSVFSGSTPTPSLFSGSTSQTNPSLFGGAKTAAANPFGASSTSQNISPLFGTASPTGTFNSGPFSQSKPAFGGAPVFGSAANFESTNAPIFGEQSGFGGSNNVFGGANTTSTFSTAAQSTNTFGGTVSTSSVNLFGAQPTPAIATSNAAPFGAVTTATSSPFAPATSQFDATSSTASPFSRPAFSMATTTSESFGTTVTPSSTPFGTTANTGLAFGAPTTATSPFTPSTASGDSKSSPFATTNTTVTTTTTNPFAPRTQQTVSPFGNFAQSQTADTVTVSSGGQLGTSIFGVTMTATIINDSVFSTEDQLTNEEKNMYMAEKFIFGKIPMKPPTKELR; encoded by the exons ATGgttatttgcaaatattatcaACAAGGAAATTGTCGTTTTGGACAGTACTGTCAATTTGaacatataaatacatttg GGTCCAATACAAAAcctgaaaatttaaatcagGATGAATATACAGC GGTGGCGGTTGCGAAAGAAGTACTCAGTGCAGAAAGGGGGCATCAATGGCTACTCTCCTGTTTCGCaccttttaaacaaaaaccaAATATTCCTGGCATGGAGGACATATCCCCAGAGGAAGTTCGATGGGAGATGTATCAGGCACAGAAGAATGGGATGATTGAGCAAGCG AAAATGAATTATCAAAAACTGTGTCAAGACATGAAGGCTAAATGGCAGGTCTTAAAGATTCCTACTCGTGAAACTATAGAGATGCTC AAAGAACTGCAGGGAACGGGTGAAAAAG GTCTTCCAAGCAGTTCCTCATCCTCCAATGTATTtggaaataaaacatttgGAAATCAGAGCAACCCTTTTGGTGGAGGTTTCACTTCCACTAGCAGTAGTTCATCAATATTTGGAAAGACCACCACATCCAATTCTGTGTTTGGTGGAACCTCTAGTTTTGGCAACAATTTAGGTTTTGGTACTGGGACCAGCACTAGCTCTGTATTTGGCGGAACAACAAACACTCCCACCACATTCAGTAGCGATCATTCATACTCGaacaacagttttattttcggTGGAGGAACATCACAGCCAGTTTTCGGACAACCCAGCGTTTTCGGAGCGTCGAATCAGGTCAACAACCTATTTTCTAGACCACAAACATCGCAGTCAACAACATCTGTATTTAGTGGATCAACGCCCACGCCATCGTTATTCAGCGGTTCCACCTCTCAAACTAACCCATCTTTATTTGGAGGAGCCAAAACAGCCGCAGCTAATCCCTTCGGTGCTTCTTCGACCTCACAGAACATCAGTCCTTTATTTGGGACAGCTTCGCCTACCGGGACATTCAACTCTGGACCTTTTTCTCAATCAAAGCCTGCCTTTGGAGGAGCACCCGTGTTTGGCAGTGCAGCGAACTTTGAAAGTACAAATGCGCCCATATTTGGCGAACAGTCGGGATTCGGTGGGTCGAATAACGTGTTTGGAGGTGCTAATACTACTTCTACCTTCAGCACAGCTGCTCAGTCTACAAATACTTTCGGTGGTACTGTGTCTACATCTTCTGTGAACCTATTTGGTGCTCAACCTACGCCCGCTATTGCAACGTCTAATGCGGCTCCCTTCGGTGCAGTCACAACTGCAACCAGCAGTCCTTTTGCTCCCGCAACCTCGCAGTTCGATGCAACCAGCTCTACAGCTAGTCCCTTTTCTAGACCTGCGTTTAGCATGGCCACGACCACCAGTGAATCGTTTGGTACCACCGTGACACCATCCAGCACACCTTTTGGTACCACTGCAAACACTGGTCTCGCCTTTGGTGCCCCTACCACTGCGACATCCCCATTCACACCATCTACAGCCAGTGGAGACTCCAAGAGTTCGCCGTTTGCTACCACGAATACTACAGTTACTACTACAACCACCAATCCATTCGCACCAAGAACACAGCAGACAGTCTCACCGTTCGGTAATTTTGCTCAGAGTCAAACAGCTGACACTGTCACTGTGTCCTCCGGTGGTCAGCTTGGTACATCCATATTTGGTGTTACTATGACCGCTACTATCATCAATGACAGTGTATTTTCGACAGAGGATCAATTGACTAATGAGGAGAAAAACATGTATATGGCggaaaaatttatcttcgGTAAGATTCCGATGAAACCACCTACTAAAGAGTTGAGATAA
- the LOC144474868 gene encoding uncharacterized protein LOC144474868 isoform X1, with translation MVICKYYQQGNCRFGQYCQFEHINTFGSNTKPENLNQDEYTAVAVAKEVLSAERGHQWLLSCFAPFKQKPNIPGMEDISPEEVRWEMYQAQKNGMIEQAKMNYQKLCQDMKAKWQVLKIPTRETIEMLKELQGTGEKGKLTTSGNTAGKSSNFSFATPQLGLPSSSSSSNVFGNKTFGNQSNPFGGGFTSTSSSSSIFGKTTTSNSVFGGTSSFGNNLGFGTGTSTSSVFGGTTNTPTTFSSDHSYSNNSFIFGGGTSQPVFGQPSVFGASNQVNNLFSRPQTSQSTTSVFSGSTPTPSLFSGSTSQTNPSLFGGAKTAAANPFGASSTSQNISPLFGTASPTGTFNSGPFSQSKPAFGGAPVFGSAANFESTNAPIFGEQSGFGGSNNVFGGANTTSTFSTAAQSTNTFGGTVSTSSVNLFGAQPTPAIATSNAAPFGAVTTATSSPFAPATSQFDATSSTASPFSRPAFSMATTTSESFGTTVTPSSTPFGTTANTGLAFGAPTTATSPFTPSTASGDSKSSPFATTNTTVTTTTTNPFAPRTQQTVSPFGNFAQSQTADTVTVSSGGQLGTSIFGVTMTATIINDSVFSTEDQLTNEEKNMYMAEKFIFGKIPMKPPTKELR, from the exons ATGgttatttgcaaatattatcaACAAGGAAATTGTCGTTTTGGACAGTACTGTCAATTTGaacatataaatacatttg GGTCCAATACAAAAcctgaaaatttaaatcagGATGAATATACAGC GGTGGCGGTTGCGAAAGAAGTACTCAGTGCAGAAAGGGGGCATCAATGGCTACTCTCCTGTTTCGCaccttttaaacaaaaaccaAATATTCCTGGCATGGAGGACATATCCCCAGAGGAAGTTCGATGGGAGATGTATCAGGCACAGAAGAATGGGATGATTGAGCAAGCG AAAATGAATTATCAAAAACTGTGTCAAGACATGAAGGCTAAATGGCAGGTCTTAAAGATTCCTACTCGTGAAACTATAGAGATGCTC AAAGAACTGCAGGGAACGGGTGAAAAAGGTAAATTAACGACAAGCGGAAATACCGCtggaaaatcgtcgaatttttcatttgcaacTCCTCAATTAGGTCTTCCAAGCAGTTCCTCATCCTCCAATGTATTtggaaataaaacatttgGAAATCAGAGCAACCCTTTTGGTGGAGGTTTCACTTCCACTAGCAGTAGTTCATCAATATTTGGAAAGACCACCACATCCAATTCTGTGTTTGGTGGAACCTCTAGTTTTGGCAACAATTTAGGTTTTGGTACTGGGACCAGCACTAGCTCTGTATTTGGCGGAACAACAAACACTCCCACCACATTCAGTAGCGATCATTCATACTCGaacaacagttttattttcggTGGAGGAACATCACAGCCAGTTTTCGGACAACCCAGCGTTTTCGGAGCGTCGAATCAGGTCAACAACCTATTTTCTAGACCACAAACATCGCAGTCAACAACATCTGTATTTAGTGGATCAACGCCCACGCCATCGTTATTCAGCGGTTCCACCTCTCAAACTAACCCATCTTTATTTGGAGGAGCCAAAACAGCCGCAGCTAATCCCTTCGGTGCTTCTTCGACCTCACAGAACATCAGTCCTTTATTTGGGACAGCTTCGCCTACCGGGACATTCAACTCTGGACCTTTTTCTCAATCAAAGCCTGCCTTTGGAGGAGCACCCGTGTTTGGCAGTGCAGCGAACTTTGAAAGTACAAATGCGCCCATATTTGGCGAACAGTCGGGATTCGGTGGGTCGAATAACGTGTTTGGAGGTGCTAATACTACTTCTACCTTCAGCACAGCTGCTCAGTCTACAAATACTTTCGGTGGTACTGTGTCTACATCTTCTGTGAACCTATTTGGTGCTCAACCTACGCCCGCTATTGCAACGTCTAATGCGGCTCCCTTCGGTGCAGTCACAACTGCAACCAGCAGTCCTTTTGCTCCCGCAACCTCGCAGTTCGATGCAACCAGCTCTACAGCTAGTCCCTTTTCTAGACCTGCGTTTAGCATGGCCACGACCACCAGTGAATCGTTTGGTACCACCGTGACACCATCCAGCACACCTTTTGGTACCACTGCAAACACTGGTCTCGCCTTTGGTGCCCCTACCACTGCGACATCCCCATTCACACCATCTACAGCCAGTGGAGACTCCAAGAGTTCGCCGTTTGCTACCACGAATACTACAGTTACTACTACAACCACCAATCCATTCGCACCAAGAACACAGCAGACAGTCTCACCGTTCGGTAATTTTGCTCAGAGTCAAACAGCTGACACTGTCACTGTGTCCTCCGGTGGTCAGCTTGGTACATCCATATTTGGTGTTACTATGACCGCTACTATCATCAATGACAGTGTATTTTCGACAGAGGATCAATTGACTAATGAGGAGAAAAACATGTATATGGCggaaaaatttatcttcgGTAAGATTCCGATGAAACCACCTACTAAAGAGTTGAGATAA